Within Myxococcus fulvus, the genomic segment GCACCGTGGCGCCCAGCGGCACCGCGCCCACGACGAACTGCGTCCCCCCCAAGCGGAAGGACGCCATGGGCGGACCGAAGCCGAACACGAAGCGGGGCACCCGCACCCCGAGCAGCCGCGCGGCGACGAGGTGCCCCAGCTCATGCAGGGCCAACAGCCCACCGAGGGCCAGCAGGACGAGCGCGTAGTGCATCCTGGACGGCGCTCCCTACAGCTTCCGCCGCTGCCCGGTCTGCTTGTACGTCCGGTAGTCGGAGAGGATGGTTCCGTGGTCGAAGCACAGGTCCTGGGGCAGCGCGTCCAGCGCGAACGTGCGCGCCTCCGCCGCGTCATCCGAGCCCTTCGGCTCACCGTCCGCCGTGCCGATGTACACCGTCGACAGCGTGTGCTGCCGCGGGTCCCTCTTCGGGTCCGAGTACGTGAAGAACTGCTCCACCAGCTTCACCTCCAGCCCCGTCTCCTCCTTGACCTCCCGGATGGCCGCCGCGTCCAGGGGCTCACCCTCGTCCACGAATCCCCCCGGCAGCGCCCAGCCGATGGGCGGGTTCGCGCGGCGGATGAGGACGATGCGTCCACCGGCCAGCTCGATGATGCAGTCCACGGTGGGCTTGGGGTTGCGGTATTCGGGCATGGAGGCCACTCTAACCCCGACCGCCACGAGCGCACTGCACTCGATGCATTCGTGGGGTATGGTGCGCCCCGTGTCCACCCCGAGACGCTTCCGCCTGCTCGTGCCCGCCCTCCTCGTGAGCGCCATGTCGGGCTGCCTGCCCTTCGTCCAGGAAGCGGGCGACTACGAGTTCACTCCCGTGGAGATCTTCCGCGACGACTGCGGCCTCTACGACGCCAACCGCGACTTGTTCCGCGGCAGCCTGCAGGTCACCGGCCGCGTGGTGCGCCTGAACTTCGGGCTGCTCGACACGCAGCTCATCGGCTACTTCCTCGCCGAGGGCGATGACTTCGCCATCGACGGCACCACCATCAACGCCGCCACGCCCGTGCGCGGGGTGGACTGTCTGCTGGATGAAGCCAGCATCCACATCGACGCGACGACGCAGTGCGAGACGCGCTTCGACGGGGCGATGCGGGTGCGCTACGCCTCCGAGCAGCGGCCCGCCGAGTGCGCGTGCGAGCTGTGGATGCGTTTTGAAGCCGTCAAGGAAGCGAACCGCTGCGAATAGCGTGCTTGAGCCCGGCCTCCGGGGTTCCTAGAACAGAGGGGTTGTCGCCCACTCTGCGGAGGAGCCCATGGCTGAAACGCAGCAAGAAATCTCCTCGGTCCTGACCGAGACCCGCGTCTTCCCACCGCCCCAGGAGTTCTCCCAGCGTGCTCACCTGAAGAGCATGGAGGACTACCAGCGGCTGTGGGACGAAGCCGCCCGCAATCCGGACAAGTACTGGGGCGAGCGCGCTCGCGAGGAGCTCTACTGGAAGGAGCCCTTCCAGACGGTGCTCGACTGGAAGCCGCCGCACGCGCGCTGGTTCGTCGAGGGGCGCACCAACCTGGCCTACAACTGTCTGGACCGGCACCTGGCCACGCGCCGCGACAAGCCCGCCATCCTCTTCGAGGGCGAGCCCGGAGACCGGCGCACGCTCACCTACGGTCAGCTGGCCGTGGAGGTGAACCGGCTGGCCAACGGGCTGAAGTCCCTGGGCGTCAAGAAGGGAGATCGCGTGGGCATCTACCTGCCCATGGTGCCCGAGGCCGCGGTGGCGATGCTGGCGTGCGCGCGCATCGGCGCGGTGCACTCGGTGGTGTTTGGCGGCTTCTCCACGGAGGCGCTCCAGGAGCGCATGAAGGACGCGGGCGCCAAGGTGGTGCTCACCGCGGACGGCGGCTGGCGCAAGGGCGCGGTGGTGCCGCTGCTCAAGAACGTGGAGGCCGCGCTGAAGAACATGCCCAGCGTGGAGAAGGTGGTGGTGGCGCGCCGCACCGGGGACGCGCTGGCGCTCACCGACTCGCGCATGGTGGCGTGGGACGTGCTCGTCAACGGCCAGTCCGACACGTGCGAGCCGGAGTGGGTGGAGAGCGAGCACCCGCTGTTCATCCTCTACACCTCCGGCTCCACCGGGAAGCCCAAGGGCGTGCTGCACACCACCGCGGGCTATGCGGTCGTCGCCTCGCTCACCACGCGCTGGGTGTTCGACTTGCGCGAGGACGACGTCTACTGGTGCACCGCCGACGTGGGCTGGGTGACGGGCCACAGCTACGTCGTCTACGGGCCGCTGATGAACGGCGCCACCACCGTCATCTATGAGGGCGCGCCCACGCACCCGGGGCCGGACCGCTTCTGGGACATCATCGAGCGCTACAAGGCCACCATCCTCTACACCGCGCCCACCGCCATCCGCGCCTTCATGCGCTTGGGCGACGAGTACCCGCGCAAGAAGAACCTGTCCTCGCTGCGGTTGTTGGGCAGCGTGGGCGAGCCCATCAACCCCGAGGCGTGGATGTGGTACCGCGACGTCATCGGCCAGGGCCGCTGCCCCGTCGTGGACACGTGGTGGCAGACGGAGACGGGCGGCATCATGATTTCGCCGCTGCCGGGCGCCACGCCCACCAAGCCGGGCTCGGCCACGCTGCCCTTGCCGGGCATCCACGCCGAGATTCTCGACCGCGCGGGCAACCCGGTGCCGAAGGGGCAGGGTGGCCTGCTCTTCGTCACCCGGCCGTGGCCCTCCATGCTGCGCACCGTGTACGGAGACCCGGACCGCTACGTGCGCACGTACTTCAGCGAGCTGCCCGGCAAGTACTTCACCGGCGACGGCGCGCGCACGGACATGGATGGCTACTTCTGGTTGATGGGCCGCGTGGACGACGTCGTCAACGTCGCGGGCCACCGCCTGGGCACCGCCGAGGTGGAGAGCGCGCTCGTCGCCCACAAGCTCGTGTCCGAGGCCGCCGTCGTGGGCCGCCCCGATGACCTCAAGGGCACGGCGCTGGTGGCCTTCGTCACGCTCAAGCAGGGCAATGCGCCCTCGCCGGAGCTCAAGAAGGAACTGGCCCAGCACGTCTCGAAGGAGATTGGCGCCATCGCCCGGCCGGATGAGATTCGCTTCGCGGAGGCGCTGCCCAAGACACGCTCCGGGAAGATCATGCGGCGGCTGCTGCGCGACGTCGCCGCGGGCAAGCAGGCGTCTGGCGACACCACCACGCTCGAGGACCTCAATGTCCTCGCGGCGCTCCAGCAGAACGACGAGTAGCGCGGGGAGGCGCGGAGGGTCCCTCGCGGCCCTCCGCTTCTCACGGTGGATGTGTCACGTCGTGTTACAACGACAGGACTCCGAAGGTTTGAAACGCAATCGGATTTCACCCAACGTATGAAGGTTGGTCCGCACTCATAATTCGAAATATCCGGGTGTTGAGGAGTTGTTGACACTGGAAAGATGCAGGGGCATTAAAGGCCGCGCTCACCCCCCCGAGCGCGACGTGCCAGGTCCTGTTCCAGCGTCGTTCCCCCTCCCCCTCGGATGTGTTCAATGAATCTACGCGATCAGCTCGATTCGCCGTTGTTCACCCATTTCATCGCCAATTACACGCATCCGACCGGCCCTGATTTGCTGGCTCGGACGGAGGCGTTCTTCCAATGGCAGGAGTCGCGGCGACAGACAGGCTTGTGGCCGTACTCGCGCAGCCTGGAGGGCGCGCCGACCGCGGAGTGTGGCGTGCGCAGCGAGGGCGGGGTGGCGCGGCACGGGGTGAACTTCGGCTCGCAGGACTATCTGTCATTGTCCACGCATCCGGCGGTGGTCGAGGCGGCGCATCGGGCCATCCGGGACTACGGCGTGCACAGCGGCGGCTCCGGGATGTTCGGCGGCAACACGACGCCGGGGCTCCAGCTGGAGCAGGCGCTCGGAGAGCATCTGGAGATGCCCTACGTCGCGCTGTTCGCGACGGGGTGGGGCGCGGGCTTCGGCGCCATCGCCGGGCTGGTGCGTCCGGAGGACCATGTGGTGCTGGACGCGCTGTCTCACGCGAGCCTCCAGCAGGGCGCCACCGCGGCGACGCAGAAGGTGAGCCGGGTGCCGCACCTGAGCAACCGCGCGATGCGCCGCAAGCTCCAGGAGCTGCGCGCCAACGACACGGCCAATGGCATCCTCGTCGTCACCGAGGGCCTGTTCTCCATGGACTCGGACATTCCTCGCATCGAGGAGCTGCAGAACCTCTGTCACGAGTTCGGCGCGACGCTGTTGGTGGACGTGGCGCATGACCTGGGCGCGCTGGGGCCCCGCGGCACGGGCAGCCTGGGCGCGCAGGGGCTGCTGGGGAAGGTGGACCTGGTGGTGGGGTCGTTCTCCAAGACGTTCTCGTCGAACGGTGGCTTCGTGGCGACGCGCTCGCCGGCGGTGCGCCAGTTCGTGCGTGTCATGGGCGGGCCGCACATCTTCTCCAACGCGATTCTTCCGGTGCAGGCCGCGGTGGCGCTGGAGTCGCTGCGCATCGTCCGCTCGGAGGAGGGCGAGGTGCTGCGCACGAAGGCGATGGAGAACATCCTCGCGCTGCGCGCCGCGTTCGCCGAGGGCGGTGTGAAGTGTCTGGGCGAGCCCTCCAACGTGGTGCCCGTCCCGGTGGGTGACCCGAAGGTGGCGCGGGTGGCGGGCAAGCTCGTGTTCGAGCGCGGCGTGTTCCCCAACATGGTGGAGTACCCCGCGGTGCGCATCCGCGAGTCGCGCTTCCGCATGCAGGTGATGTCGTCGCACTCGGTGGAGCAGATGAAGCTCGGCGCCGAGGTGGTGCTGCGCGCGGTGGCGGAGGCGCGCGAGTTCGTGGAGGCGCCGCAGCAGAGTCCCCTGCGCGCCGCGCGCGTCGAGTCGGGCAAGCGCGTCGAGGTCTGACGCGTCACGGGCACTCCGCGCCGTTCCAGGTGGAGGGCGCGGGGCGCAGTCCTGAGCTGACGCTCCCCTCGTCGAGAGCCCGCGTCGTTGCGCGTGGACAGCGCGGGGCCCCGTGCGGATGAGACTCCGCGCTCCTTCCTCAGCGTCCCGGGGGCCGCGGGGCGACTTGGTCGCGCGACACCTCCGAGGCGTGGCGGCTCCTCCTCAGCGCGCGGAGGAGTCGTCCGCGCTCAGCTCCTGGAGGTGGGTGATGTCGCCCCACGTCACCAGCCGGAACGCGCCCTGGTGGTAGTCGAACTGGTTCCAGCACGCGTTGAGCACCGAGAACGCGCGGGGCGTGGCCGGTGGAATCCCCAGGCTGTGGCGGAAGAAGCTGCTCAGCACGCCGCCGTGCATCACCACCACCACGCGCTCGCCCGCATGGCGGGTGCCGACCTCGCCCAGGCACTCCACCGCGTGGCCCAGTCGCTGGGACGTGCTCTCCCCACCGGGGACGACGAAGTCCGGGGCGTTGGTGGCATACGCGCCGAAGACCTCCGGGTGACGGCGGCTCGCTTCCTCGCGGGTGAGCCCCTCCAGGACGCCCAGCCCCCGCTCGCGCAGCCGGGCATCCGGCCGCACGTCGTGCCCCGTGCGCGCGGCGATGCGACTCGCCGTCTGCACCGCCCGGCCCAAATCACTGCAATACAGCGCGCTGAAGGACACCGTCACCAGCCGCGCCGCGAGCGCGTCCGCCTGCCGCACGCCCTCGGGACTCAGCGGGCTGTCCTGGTGGCCCTGCAAGAGCCCCTTCGCGTTCCACTCCGTCTCGCCGTGCCGCAGCAGGATGAGCTCGGTCTTCATCCTGGAAGACTGACGGCGCCGACCGCACGGGGCAAGGGCTCCGTACGGCACTGTTGGCGGTTCAGCGCGCCCGCTCCAGGTGCGTCATGCCCTCCTCGAGCAACGCGGCCACTCCCCGGCGCACCACGTGGACGACCTTGCGGCTGTAGGCCGGGCCTCCATGCGTGTAGTGCCCGCTCACCTTGTGGTGCAGCTCC encodes:
- a CDS encoding NUDIX domain-containing protein yields the protein MPEYRNPKPTVDCIIELAGGRIVLIRRANPPIGWALPGGFVDEGEPLDAAAIREVKEETGLEVKLVEQFFTYSDPKRDPRQHTLSTVYIGTADGEPKGSDDAAEARTFALDALPQDLCFDHGTILSDYRTYKQTGQRRKL
- the acs gene encoding acetate--CoA ligase, whose amino-acid sequence is MAETQQEISSVLTETRVFPPPQEFSQRAHLKSMEDYQRLWDEAARNPDKYWGERAREELYWKEPFQTVLDWKPPHARWFVEGRTNLAYNCLDRHLATRRDKPAILFEGEPGDRRTLTYGQLAVEVNRLANGLKSLGVKKGDRVGIYLPMVPEAAVAMLACARIGAVHSVVFGGFSTEALQERMKDAGAKVVLTADGGWRKGAVVPLLKNVEAALKNMPSVEKVVVARRTGDALALTDSRMVAWDVLVNGQSDTCEPEWVESEHPLFILYTSGSTGKPKGVLHTTAGYAVVASLTTRWVFDLREDDVYWCTADVGWVTGHSYVVYGPLMNGATTVIYEGAPTHPGPDRFWDIIERYKATILYTAPTAIRAFMRLGDEYPRKKNLSSLRLLGSVGEPINPEAWMWYRDVIGQGRCPVVDTWWQTETGGIMISPLPGATPTKPGSATLPLPGIHAEILDRAGNPVPKGQGGLLFVTRPWPSMLRTVYGDPDRYVRTYFSELPGKYFTGDGARTDMDGYFWLMGRVDDVVNVAGHRLGTAEVESALVAHKLVSEAAVVGRPDDLKGTALVAFVTLKQGNAPSPELKKELAQHVSKEIGAIARPDEIRFAEALPKTRSGKIMRRLLRDVAAGKQASGDTTTLEDLNVLAALQQNDE
- a CDS encoding aminotransferase class I/II-fold pyridoxal phosphate-dependent enzyme, which codes for MNLRDQLDSPLFTHFIANYTHPTGPDLLARTEAFFQWQESRRQTGLWPYSRSLEGAPTAECGVRSEGGVARHGVNFGSQDYLSLSTHPAVVEAAHRAIRDYGVHSGGSGMFGGNTTPGLQLEQALGEHLEMPYVALFATGWGAGFGAIAGLVRPEDHVVLDALSHASLQQGATAATQKVSRVPHLSNRAMRRKLQELRANDTANGILVVTEGLFSMDSDIPRIEELQNLCHEFGATLLVDVAHDLGALGPRGTGSLGAQGLLGKVDLVVGSFSKTFSSNGGFVATRSPAVRQFVRVMGGPHIFSNAILPVQAAVALESLRIVRSEEGEVLRTKAMENILALRAAFAEGGVKCLGEPSNVVPVPVGDPKVARVAGKLVFERGVFPNMVEYPAVRIRESRFRMQVMSSHSVEQMKLGAEVVLRAVAEAREFVEAPQQSPLRAARVESGKRVEV
- a CDS encoding histidine phosphatase family protein, whose translation is MKTELILLRHGETEWNAKGLLQGHQDSPLSPEGVRQADALAARLVTVSFSALYCSDLGRAVQTASRIAARTGHDVRPDARLRERGLGVLEGLTREEASRRHPEVFGAYATNAPDFVVPGGESTSQRLGHAVECLGEVGTRHAGERVVVVMHGGVLSSFFRHSLGIPPATPRAFSVLNACWNQFDYHQGAFRLVTWGDITHLQELSADDSSAR